A single genomic interval of Amblyraja radiata isolate CabotCenter1 chromosome 3, sAmbRad1.1.pri, whole genome shotgun sequence harbors:
- the ldlrad1 gene encoding low-density lipoprotein receptor class A domain-containing protein 1, protein MSSNRIYPSRFKRGDMASVSSDIYSQLGSQISLADDKEGVCRNCCPRRCCLITCIILLILGALAAALTCAIIFGIPPKQPIMRQCKTTSDSVGFLCDDRSTCIISTQLCDGKVDCSNGEDESELYCGNLPDSLPKHLVFICGNQKTWIYIDQKCDGKNHCGDCSDESELHCPACSGWKCSTVFFNDCDCIPKSRCKNNIQNCSDWSDENTCNN, encoded by the exons ATGAGTTCAAACAGAATCTACCCGTCGCGGTTCAAG AGAGGAGATATGGCTTCAGTTTCATCAGATATATATTCTCAGCTTGGATCCCAAATTTCATTAGCAGATGATAAAGAAGGAG TCTGCAGGAACTGCTGTCCCAGGAGATGCTGCTTAATCACATGTATAATCTTGCTCATTCTTGGAGCGCTGGCAGCTGCTTTAACCTGtgcgattatatttggaataccaCCCAAACAGCCAA TAATGCGTCAGTGTAAAACCACATCAGATTCGGTGGGCTTTCTGTGCGATGACCGCAGTACCTGCATCATTTCCACACAGCTGTGCGATGGCAAAGTCGACTGCAGCAATGGTGAAGATGAATCAGAATTGTATTGCG GAAACCTGCCTGATAGCCTCCCAAAACATTTAGTTTTCATCTGTGGCAACCAGAAGACCTGGATCTACATAGATCAAAAGTGTGATGGAAAAAATCACTGTGGGGACTGCTCTGATGAATCAG AATTGCACTGCCCTGCTTGTTCTGGATGGAAATGTTCGACTGTATTCTTCAATGATTGCGACTGCATACCGAAGAGTCGCTGCAAAAACAACATTCAGAACTGCAGTGATTGGAGTGATGAGAATACCTGTAATAATTGA